CATAATCAATTCCACCAACGGCACCTAAATAGGATGCAATACCAATTGAAGATAGATAAGGCAAAGCGGTTCCGCTCAAATTCTCATTTGCTATTTGTATTTGGAATCCATCAACGCTTAAATAAAGATCTGCAATTATTCTCAAATCAAGCGTTTTATCCACACCTAAATTTTCTGCATACACGGTAAATTTCCAATGAGTTTCATCCCCATTGACTTGTTGCATTGTCGAAGTCATTTTATAAAGCGATGTCTTAAGATAACTACTGTAAACTGCATTTGTTTGATAGAAAGAATCGTTTGCTCCTTTGCTAAAATACTCAAAGAACAAAAGGGAATTTGCAACAAGTGGTCCTGTAGTCGTTCCGGTAATGGAGTCAACACTAATTTGGCAACCCTCTTCAAACTCATCATAAGTAATTAAATCATCATTATAATCGTTTCGTAAATTTTTACAAACTGTACTTTGTTCTGTTCTACTGGCGTTTGGATCGATATCTAATCCTGTCTTCCAAGTATACCCATTTCGTTTATCGTAGATGACTAGAACATCTCTTGCTTCTTGCCAGTAAAATGTATAGATGTCGTTTTCTGATAATTTTGCATAACCGGCTTGATCATAATCGGCTGGAAGGATATTGGTAAGTGTTTCTGGGTTTTCTTGAGTATCTCTTCCTGTTGATACATAATTTGCTTGTGCAACCAAAGGAGTAATGGAAAGAAATAAAACAACAATTAATAATACTTTCTTAATTGAAAACATTTCTAATCGCCTCCTTTATCCATTCTTGAAAGAAACTGAATACTTGTCGAAGTGTCATTTGTACAAAGGACAATACAAGTAAAATAATAATTACAAACAAAGCGGTTAAAAGAATGCTTTTAATGGTTTGTCCAAAGGTATAATTTTGAATTTCAGAAATCGAGATAAAAACTAAAAGAAGACTCCATCCTAATCCAAGATAAAAGATAAGGTTTAGTAGGAAAATTTCATTTGTCGTTGCTACGTAAGAAAACAAAGTGGTCGCAATACAAGCAATAATGAAAGGAAACATCGAATAGGATACACCTTTAAAGATTTCTCCTAAAGTTCCTTCTCCATCTTGAATCGATGTTACAAGGTACGAACAAATGATAAATAATCCAATGATAATGATAAATCCTAAGATAATCGAACCTAAATCTAAATCCTTTAAATCAGTGTATTGGAATATAAAGCCTTTTCCAGAAACAAATAGCAAGTAGCTAAAAAACGTTATTGCAAAAATGATCAGTGCACCTGCATAGGATCCTTTGGTTTTCTTTCTTAAGTAATAAAAAGCGTCAGCAGGTTTTTTTGAAACCTGAGACATATATAATACATCATTAATAATTCTGACATCTTTTACTTTATGAAAAGCATTGCTGATCGGAGATAGATAATGATATTTTTTGTTGGTTACTTTTACAGCAACGTATGCAATTCCAAATAACAATCCTATTCCGATAATTCCAATTAAGTACTGTTGAAGCCAAATATTTCGAATCTCCCAAAACGTTTCCGAATAAAGGGCTCTATTGCCAGATATTTTAAAGTGTTCTGATGCTAATTGATATTCTTCAATTTGAAGATAATTTTTTGCAATTCCATTATGGGCTAAAATAGATAATTGATTTAAACTAAGTACGGTTTTCCAAAGTTCAATGGCTTCATTGTACTTTGTTTCATTGTATAAATTGATTGCTTGATAAATCGTTGTTGCGTATTCTGTTGGTACAAAGGATTGTAAGTAATTGTTACCTGAGTCAACTGTCCAAATTTGACCATTTGAATCAACAGCAATTCCAGTTAAGGTTTTAAAGAACCCAGCAATAGAAATCTCGTTTATGGTTCCGAAAGAGTAAATGAATTCGCCATCATTGGTATAAATGTCAATAAATCCACTTTGATCTGCCGTATAAATAATGCCTTGATTGTCAACATATAAATCGGAATATTGATAAGATACCACCAACATTTCTGATATCATATTAGTTCCTTGCGTATTATGTTTTTTAATGTTTTCAACTTGAATTCCAGATGAACTCGAATAGACAATTCCATTCGTATCAATATACACACTTGTAAAAACAGGTGGTGTTAGATTTATCCCTAAGTTATCCAATTGTTCATCCGTATAAATAAGTTGTTGAAATTGTTCTCTTAATGAAAGAGTTACTTGGTTTGAGGAAAAGAAACCTAAAAAGTCTCCAGTATTTGATAATTGAACGATTCCATCACTTGTTCCTTTTGATACAACATACATAATCCCTGATTTATTAACCGCAATTTTTTCTGGTTGAAATTCAAGGGACTCATACATAATGGAATTAGGCTTTCCAAATTGATCTAACAGTAATCCGTCTTTATCAAAATGAAATACAATTCCTGCAGAAGGATCTGCTACGTATATATCACCATATCCTACATAACTTGACTCTTCTAACACTACAAAGACTCCACTTGGATTGATCATTTGCGAATTGGTAATTTCTAAAACAACTTCATTGGCAACTGGATTGTATACAAGAACTCGTTTGTTTCCAGAATCTGCAATCACTAGAAAATTATCTTCATTGATGGCGATATCTGCAGGTTTATCTAACCCCAAAAAAGTAACCGTTTGTCCAGGAAGATAAGCATCTTGGGTTCTTACAAAATGTTCATTGTCATCTAAGGCATAGGTATAGGTTGTCGAAGACGAAGCAAACACTTGAGTCGACAATGGTATAAATGCAAAAACAAATAAAAGAAGCATGATGGTAAAAAGACTTATTTTCTTGATAATTTTCACATTGTCACCTCCTATTTGATTCCTGAATGACTCATGGTATCCA
The sequence above is drawn from the Bacillota bacterium genome and encodes:
- a CDS encoding YIP1 family protein translates to MKIIKKISLFTIMLLLFVFAFIPLSTQVFASSSTTYTYALDDNEHFVRTQDAYLPGQTVTFLGLDKPADIAINEDNFLVIADSGNKRVLVYNPVANEVVLEITNSQMINPSGVFVVLEESSYVGYGDIYVADPSAGIVFHFDKDGLLLDQFGKPNSIMYESLEFQPEKIAVNKSGIMYVVSKGTSDGIVQLSNTGDFLGFFSSNQVTLSLREQFQQLIYTDEQLDNLGINLTPPVFTSVYIDTNGIVYSSSSGIQVENIKKHNTQGTNMISEMLVVSYQYSDLYVDNQGIIYTADQSGFIDIYTNDGEFIYSFGTINEISIAGFFKTLTGIAVDSNGQIWTVDSGNNYLQSFVPTEYATTIYQAINLYNETKYNEAIELWKTVLSLNQLSILAHNGIAKNYLQIEEYQLASEHFKISGNRALYSETFWEIRNIWLQQYLIGIIGIGLLFGIAYVAVKVTNKKYHYLSPISNAFHKVKDVRIINDVLYMSQVSKKPADAFYYLRKKTKGSYAGALIIFAITFFSYLLFVSGKGFIFQYTDLKDLDLGSIILGFIIIIGLFIICSYLVTSIQDGEGTLGEIFKGVSYSMFPFIIACIATTLFSYVATTNEIFLLNLIFYLGLGWSLLLVFISISEIQNYTFGQTIKSILLTALFVIIILLVLSFVQMTLRQVFSFFQEWIKEAIRNVFN